In Helianthus annuus cultivar XRQ/B chromosome 9, HanXRQr2.0-SUNRISE, whole genome shotgun sequence, the following are encoded in one genomic region:
- the LOC110875500 gene encoding uncharacterized protein LOC110875500, which produces MTNLAKLEFMALDITGKNYLSWVLDAEIHLNANNLGETIKEGNKANTQDKAKAMIFLRHHIHEALKSEYLTIKDPLVLWTNLKERYDHQKTVILPRARYEWINLRLQDFKSISEYNSAMFRITSQLILCGENITDKEMLEKTFLTFHPSNVILQQQYRERGFTKYSELISCLLVAEQNNELLMKNHETRPVGATPIPEANVATYNGQSESYGRGRGYHRGRGRGHGRGRGQGRGRGRGNYHSVQFKNKGTHQKWHNNEHKSNEEKNKKKVGSSSNACYRCGSNNHWSKTCRTAKYLVELYQQSIKDKAKEIETNFTYEVANVDKDHNDATNLDYDDFLIEPTNLDSGDIVADTTQLDACNFPYI; this is translated from the coding sequence ATGACAAATCTTGCAAAACTTGAGTTCATGGCTTTAGATATTACTGGGAAAAACTATCTGTCATGGGTATTGGATGCTGAAATACATTTGAATGCCAATAATCTGGGTGAAACAATTAAAGAAGGAAATAAAGCAAACACCCAAGATAAGGCAAAAGCCATGATCTTTTTACGCCATCATATTCATGAGGCTTTGAAAAGTGAGTATCTCACTATCAAGGATCCACTTGTCCTTTGGACCAACCTGAAAGAAAGGTATGACCACCAGAAAACGGTAATATTACCAAGAGCTCGTTACGAGTGGATTAATTTAAGATTGCAAGACTTTAAGTCTATAAGCGAGTACAACTCGGCAATGTTTAGAATCACATCACAATTGATTCTATGTGGTGAAAATATTACTGATAAGGAAATGTTGGAAAAAACATTTTTAACCTTTCACCCCTCAAATGTGATACTACAACAACAATATCGTGAAAGGGGTTTCACCAAATATAGTGAGTTAATATCATGTTTGCTTGTGGCCGAGCAAAACAATGAGCTCTTAATGAAAAATCATGAGACTCGTCCGGTTGGAGCAACCCCAATCCCTGAAGCTAATGTGGCAACATATAATGGCCAAAGTGAAAGTTATGGACGTGGTCGAGGTTATCAtcgtggtcgtggtcgtggtcATGGCCGTGGTCGTGGTCAAGGTCGTGGACGTGGCCGAGGGAATTATCATAGTGTTCAGTTTAAAAACaaagggacccaccaaaagtGGCATAATAATGAACATAAATCCAatgaagaaaaaaataaaaagaaggtGGGATCTTCATCGAATGCATGTTATCGATGTGGAAGTAACAATCATTGGTCGAAGACTTGTCGTACGGCCAAATACTTGGTGGAACTTTATCAACAATCCATCAAAGACAAAGCAAAAGAAATAGAGACAAATTTTACATATGAGGTTGCAAATGTTGATAAAGACCATAATGATGCAACTAATTTGGATTATGATGATTTCCTTATTGAGCCAACTAACTTGGATTCTGGTGATATTGTGGCTGATACAACCCAGTTGGATGCTTGCAATTTTCCTTACATATGA